The genomic DNA TCGGCGGCGTCCAGAAACCCCTCCCACACGCAGCCATTGCAGCCGCGCCCGCAGCAGGTGGTGGGCTCGGGAGGCGGGTTGCGCAGGGTGATGCCCGCGTCCGTGGCGCGCTGCTGCAGCCACTGGAACATCCGCTGCGCGGAGGCACCGTCCACAGCGCGGGCCGGGATGGTGGCGGTGTTCGATGTCATCGTGGGCGGCGCCCGGCCCGGGCGCGCCGCATGCCGTACTGCGCCACGAACGCGATGCCCAGCACCAGCGCGAACCAGCCCACCAGGGCCGCCTGGCTCATGAGATCGCGCACGCTGGTGGAGCGCGCCACATGGGGCGCCAGCAGGATGACCAGGCCGATCAGGGCGCAGGTCACGCCCTTGAACAGCACTTCCTTGTCGGCCTTGCTGGCGGTGGGCTTGGAGGGCGACGGAGTGGGCAGCGGCATGGTGGGCAGGGCGGCGCAAAAACGCGCCAGATCATGAAAAGATGAGACCGCGATTATCCTTGCCACCCTTGGATTGATTCAAATACAGAAGAAAGTACCCCCGCATGGCCATCCAGTGGTTCCCCGGTCACATGCACCTGACCCGCAAAGCCATCACCGAACGCATCAAGGACATTGACGTGGTGATCGAGGTGCTGGACGCGCGCCTGCCCGGCTCCAGCGCCAACCCGCTGCTGGCCGAGATCACGGGCCACAAGCCCACGCTCAAGGTGCTCAACAAGCAGGACGTGGCCGACCCGGCCCGCACGGCCTTGTGGGTGGACTGGTACAACGCCCAGAGCGACACGCGCGCCTTGCCGCTCGATGCGTCCGACCCGGCCCCCACGCGCAAGCTCATCGACGCCTGCCACCTGCTCTCGCCCAACCGGGGCGGCATGGCCAAGCCCATGCGCGTGCTCATCTGCGGCGTGCCCAACGTGGGCAAGTCCACGCTGATCAACACCCTCTCCAACAAGCGCCAGGCCAAGACCGGCGACGAGGCCGGCATCACCAAGCTGGAGCAGCGCATCACGCTGGCCGACGACTTCTACCTGTGGGACACGCCCGGCATGCTGTGGCCGCGCATCATCGTGCCCGAAAGCGGCTACAACCTGGCCGCCAGCGGCGCGGTAGGCCGCAATGCCTTCGACGAGGAACTGGTGGCGCTGGAGCTGCTGCGCCGCCTGCAGCAGCACTACGCCCCGCTGCTGGAGGCACGCTACAAGCTGGGCCTGCCAGCCGGCGCCATGGCCACGATGCAGGACGACGAACTGCTCGAGGCCATCGGCCGCAAGCGCGGCGCCATGCTGGGCGGCGGCCGCGTGAACCTGCAAAAGACGGCCGAGATCGTGATGACCGATTTCCGCACCGCGATCCTGGGCCGCATCACGCTGGAAACCCCGCAGGAGTTCGAGGCCTGGCGGGCCGCCGGGCTGGCCGAGGACGCCAGGCGCCAGGCCCGCAAGGACGCGCGCGCCAAGGCCAAGGGCAAGGGTTCGGGCGTGCGCGAACCGGCGTCCGGCGACGCCGAGTAGGCCCCGCGCCCCAGGGCCACGGGCGCCGGCCAGGGTATCCCGGGCCGTGGGCGCGCACGGCAGGCTCGGTGGCCGCAGGGTATCGCGTTACCATGCCAGCCTGGCTGTTACCGCCTGAAACCAATGCCCGCTGCTGTCCCTTCCTCGCCTTCCGAACGAGACGATGCCACCACCGAGCAATTGGTGCGGGCGGGCTCCTGGACGGTCATGGTCACGGGCACCGTCATCGCCGCCCTGCTGCTGCTGGACCGGCCCCTGTCGTGGACCCACGTGCTGCTCAACCTGGGCGCGGGCGCGATGGGGGGCGTGGCGGTGCTGCTGGGGCGCCTGCGGCGCTGGCACCAGGCGGCACTGGTGCTGATCTGGGGCGTCTGGGGCGTGGTCGCCATCGTGGCCGCGACCAACGGGGGCCTGCGGGGCCCCAACCTGCTCAACTTTCCCGTGCTGATCGTGTTCGCCGGCTGGATCCTCGGCGCGCGGCCCACCCTGGTGCTGACCGGTGCCACGGGCGTGCTGTTCCTGTTCTTCGTCTGGGCCGACCTGCGGGGCTGGCTGCCCGCGGCGCGCTACGGCAACCGGCTGGCCTATGTCGCCTACCTGAGCGGAATCCTGGCGGTCACGGCGGCGGCCACCCTGCTGTCGCGCCGCAGCTATCTGCGCCGCGTGCAGGAGGCACAGCGCACCGCCGTGAACCTGGCCACCATCGATGCCGAGCTGCGCAAGCTGCAGCGCGCGGTGGAGCAAAGCCCCGAGAGCATTGTCATCACCGACCTGCAGGGGCGCGTCGAATACGTCAACGCCGCCTTCCTCGCGCGCACCGGGTATGCGCGCGGCGAAGTGCTGGGCCAGCCCTCCGCGCTGGTGTCCAGCAACGGCATGGCGCCCGCCCAGCGCCAGGGGCTGCGCGACACGCTGGCGCGCGGCGAGAACTGGGCGGGCGAGCAGCTCAACCGCCGCAAGGACGGTGCCGAGATCGCCGAGGCCGTGGTGGTGGCGCCGATCCGCCAGCCCGACGGGCACATCAGCCACTACGTGGAGCTCAAGCAGGATGTCACCGAGCGCAAGCACGCGGCGCAGGAGATCCACCGCCTGGCGCACTTCGACAGCCTCACCAGCCTGCCCAACCGCTTCACGCTGGTGGAGCGGCTGTCCGCGCTGCAGGGGCGCCCGGGCCGGGCGCCCAGCACCCAGCATGCGCTGCTGCTGCTCGACCTGGACCGTTTCACCACCTTCAACGATGCGCGCGGCAGCGAGATGGGCGACCGCCTGCTGTGCGCGGTGGCGCTGCGCCTGTCCGAGATCCTGCCCCCCCAGGGCCTGCTCGTGCGCGTGGCGGGCGATGAATTTGCCGTGGTGCTGCATGGCCTGGGCGCGGACGCCTCGCTCGCGGGCCGGCATGCGCTGGCCTTCGCGGAAAAACTGCAGTCGGCGCTGCTGCGGCCGCTGCGCCTGCAGGACAACGATGCCGAGGAGGCGCAACTGGGCGCCAGCGTGGGCATCACGCTCTACCCGCAGAGCGCCAACGACGTCGCGCACGACGCCCTGCGCCGCGCGGGCACCGCGCTGCACCGCGCCAAGCAGGCGGGCGGCGGGCGCGCGGCCTTCTTCGAGCAGGGCATGGGCGAGGCGGCCGAGCAGCGCTTTCGCGTGGAGCGCGAGCTGCGCCAGGCCATCGGGGCGGACGAGCTGCGCCTGTACCTGCAGTCGCAGGTGGACGTGCAGGGCCAGCTCACCGGCGCCGAGGTGCTGGTGCGCTGGCAGCATCCGCGCGACGGCCTGGTGCCGCCAGGCGTCTTCATCCCCGTGGCCGAGGAATCGGACCTCATCGTGAGCCTGGGCAACTGGGTGCTCACGCACGCCTGCGCGCTGCTGGCGGGGCCGGTGTTCCAGGAGCGCCGCCTGCGGCTGTCGGTCAACCTGAGCGCGCGGCAGTTCCGGCAGGCGGGTTTCGTGCCGCAGCTGCGCGCGGTGCTGGCGGCCACGGGCGCCGACCCGCGGCTGTTGACGCTGGAGGTGACCGAGGGCCTGGTGATCGATGATTTCGATGACGCCGTGGCCAAGATGGGGCAGCTCGCGGCGCTGGGGGTGGACATGTCGCTGGACGACTTCGGCACGGGCTACTCGTCGCTGGCCTATCTCAAGCGCCTGCCCATCCAGGAGATCAAGATCGACCGCTCCTTCGTGCGCGACGCGCCCACCAATGCCGACGATGGCGTGCTGGTGGAGGGCATCCTGGCGGTGGCCCGCCACTTCGGCCTGCGCGTGGTGGCCGAGGGCGTGGAGACCCGCGACCAGGCCGAGTTCCTGAGCCAGCGCGCGCCCGACATCGTGTACCAGGGCTACCTGTTCGGCCGCCCCGAGCCCGATACCGACTGGCTGGCCCGCACGGCGCGGGCCGACGCCCCGACCACCCGGAACTGATACGCAAGGTTCAAATGAAAATAGCTGCCAGCGCTTGATGGCAAAGCGCTGGCAGCTATTGATGTGATAGCAAGAAGGTGGTGGGCGCGTGCGCGCCACCGCGTTACTTGTTCTTTTCCTTGCCACGCGGAATGACGGAGGTCACCGGTGGCATGGGGCGGTCAGAACCGCCGCTTTCCTTGGGCAGCGAAGTGTCCTTCTTGGGTTTCTTCGCCATCTTGTTGCTGCGTTGTTCGCCTTTTGCCATAGGGCCTCCTGTAAGGGTCTCGGAATGGGACCGTGCCGGCATGGTACGTCACAAACGGGGTGCGTTCGCGGCCACCTTCGCGGTGCTCATGCAGGCACGGCGGCCGTGGCCTCGATTTCTACGAGCATGCCGTCAAGCGCCAGCCGGGACACGGGGATCAGGGTGCAGGCCGGTGCCGCCCCGTCGGGCCACAGGCTGCGCACCGCCTGGCTGAACAGGGCCAGCCGCTGTTCGGTGTGGTCCACGACCAGCACGGTGAGCTTGGCCACATCGTGCACGCTGGCCCCTGCCCCGACCAGTGCCATGCGCAGGTTGGTGAACGCCTGCCGCAACTGCTCGCCAAAGTCGGCGGAAAGCTGTCCCGCCGCGTTTTCGCCGCCCTGGCCCGCCACGTAGACGGTGCGCGCCTGGGCAGGCGCCACCACCACGTGGGTGTAGC from Acidovorax sp. A79 includes the following:
- a CDS encoding oxidoreductase-like domain-containing protein; the encoded protein is MFQWLQQRATDAGITLRNPPPEPTTCCGRGCNGCVWEGFLDAAEYWRQEALLRLEG
- the ylqF gene encoding ribosome biogenesis GTPase YlqF yields the protein MAIQWFPGHMHLTRKAITERIKDIDVVIEVLDARLPGSSANPLLAEITGHKPTLKVLNKQDVADPARTALWVDWYNAQSDTRALPLDASDPAPTRKLIDACHLLSPNRGGMAKPMRVLICGVPNVGKSTLINTLSNKRQAKTGDEAGITKLEQRITLADDFYLWDTPGMLWPRIIVPESGYNLAASGAVGRNAFDEELVALELLRRLQQHYAPLLEARYKLGLPAGAMATMQDDELLEAIGRKRGAMLGGGRVNLQKTAEIVMTDFRTAILGRITLETPQEFEAWRAAGLAEDARRQARKDARAKAKGKGSGVREPASGDAE
- a CDS encoding bifunctional diguanylate cyclase/phosphodiesterase, with the protein product MPAAVPSSPSERDDATTEQLVRAGSWTVMVTGTVIAALLLLDRPLSWTHVLLNLGAGAMGGVAVLLGRLRRWHQAALVLIWGVWGVVAIVAATNGGLRGPNLLNFPVLIVFAGWILGARPTLVLTGATGVLFLFFVWADLRGWLPAARYGNRLAYVAYLSGILAVTAAATLLSRRSYLRRVQEAQRTAVNLATIDAELRKLQRAVEQSPESIVITDLQGRVEYVNAAFLARTGYARGEVLGQPSALVSSNGMAPAQRQGLRDTLARGENWAGEQLNRRKDGAEIAEAVVVAPIRQPDGHISHYVELKQDVTERKHAAQEIHRLAHFDSLTSLPNRFTLVERLSALQGRPGRAPSTQHALLLLDLDRFTTFNDARGSEMGDRLLCAVALRLSEILPPQGLLVRVAGDEFAVVLHGLGADASLAGRHALAFAEKLQSALLRPLRLQDNDAEEAQLGASVGITLYPQSANDVAHDALRRAGTALHRAKQAGGGRAAFFEQGMGEAAEQRFRVERELRQAIGADELRLYLQSQVDVQGQLTGAEVLVRWQHPRDGLVPPGVFIPVAEESDLIVSLGNWVLTHACALLAGPVFQERRLRLSVNLSARQFRQAGFVPQLRAVLAATGADPRLLTLEVTEGLVIDDFDDAVAKMGQLAALGVDMSLDDFGTGYSSLAYLKRLPIQEIKIDRSFVRDAPTNADDGVLVEGILAVARHFGLRVVAEGVETRDQAEFLSQRAPDIVYQGYLFGRPEPDTDWLARTARADAPTTRN
- a CDS encoding RidA family protein codes for the protein MRPDSATTLRPATAASKLRFLNPPGLYDPRANGYTHVVVAPAQARTVYVAGQGGENAAGQLSADFGEQLRQAFTNLRMALVGAGASVHDVAKLTVLVVDHTEQRLALFSQAVRSLWPDGAAPACTLIPVSRLALDGMLVEIEATAAVPA